GCGACTTCGCCGGATATATCGCTGGCCTGAGACAGGGCCGTAATCATGGCGACAGAATCGGCTCCTGCGGATATCACGTTGCGGATATTTTCACGGCATATTCCGCCTATAGCCACCACCGGCAGGCTTACCGATGCGGCAAGTGCCCTTAGCTTCTCTATCCCCTGCACAGGATGACCGGGTCCCTTAGTCATCGTATGGAAAATAGCGCCGAAGGCTATGTAATCCGCTCCCGCCGACTGCGCCGAGTGCGCCTCATCTATCGAGTGCGAAGAATAACCGACGATCAGTCGCTCCCCATGCCTCTTTTTGATATCCGCAACCGGCTCGTCATTTTCACCTACGTGAACTCCATCGGCACCGACCTCCGCCGCTATATCGGCATGGTCGTTCAGGATGAAGGTGAAATCGAAGTCTTTTTTCAGCGCGGCTATGAGCAGCGCATCACGCCTTACCTCG
The Myxococcales bacterium DNA segment above includes these coding regions:
- the thiE gene encoding thiamine phosphate synthase; amino-acid sequence: MKTSPSRKKAQISGLYAIADEAWNPFQGFRPLILKFLQGGAKIVQLRMKNSSPGEVRRDALLIAALKKDFDFTFILNDHADIAAEVGADGVHVGENDEPVADIKKRHGERLIVGYSSHSIDEAHSAQSAGADYIAFGAIFHTMTKGPGHPVQGIEKLRALAASVSLPVVAIGGICRENIRNVISAGADSVAMITALSQASDISGEVAYYSKMFDDVSSLTGKGLSPGCSRGQCGK